One part of the Salinivirga cyanobacteriivorans genome encodes these proteins:
- a CDS encoding S1 RNA-binding domain-containing protein: MVEIGKYNTLKVVKSVDFGLYLDGEEHGEILLPTRYVPENVNVDDELEVFLYLDSEDRLIATTEKPLAKVGDFALLEAVAVNRFGAFLNWGLPKDLMMPYSEQRHNIEVGEKYFVYVYLDKETNRIVASSKTDKFLDQSPVNYEPGDEVEIFPVFKNSIGYRVLVNEHVWGMIYHDEVFSTVKRGERRKAYVKKVREDQKLDLTLQKPGYTAVEDFSDVLLRYINEHGGSIEITDKSDPETIKKIFNVSKKIFKKAVGKLYKDKKIQIGKDNITLVR, encoded by the coding sequence ATGGTAGAAATAGGAAAATATAATACCCTAAAGGTAGTTAAATCTGTAGATTTTGGATTATACCTGGACGGAGAAGAACATGGCGAAATTTTGCTTCCAACGCGTTATGTTCCTGAAAATGTTAATGTAGACGATGAACTGGAAGTGTTCTTGTATCTTGATTCAGAAGACCGGCTGATAGCAACCACAGAAAAGCCGCTAGCCAAAGTCGGAGATTTTGCCTTACTCGAAGCCGTGGCTGTTAACCGTTTTGGCGCCTTCTTAAATTGGGGCCTGCCCAAAGACTTAATGATGCCCTATAGCGAGCAGCGACACAACATTGAAGTGGGTGAAAAATATTTTGTTTATGTCTATCTCGACAAAGAAACGAATCGCATTGTGGCCTCATCAAAAACCGATAAGTTTCTTGATCAGTCTCCTGTAAACTATGAGCCTGGCGATGAAGTAGAGATTTTTCCGGTTTTTAAAAATTCCATAGGGTACCGTGTTTTGGTCAACGAGCATGTTTGGGGTATGATATACCATGATGAAGTTTTTAGCACGGTAAAAAGAGGCGAAAGACGCAAAGCTTATGTTAAAAAGGTGCGGGAAGATCAAAAACTGGACCTGACTCTGCAAAAGCCGGGATACACTGCTGTTGAAGATTTCTCAGATGTTTTATTGCGTTATATTAATGAACATGGCGGATCTATTGAAATAACTGATAAGAGTGACCCCGAAACCATCAAAAAAATCTTTAACGTGAGTAAAAAAATATTCAAAAAAGCCGTGGGAAAACTTTATAAAGACAAAAAAATACAGATCGGGAAAGACAATATTACACTTGTCCGGTAA
- a CDS encoding DUF2851 family protein: MDEQLLHYIWKHKLFNKDKLQTRDGQKVQLISLGEHNHDAGPDFFNGRIKIADTEWAGSIEIHMRSSDWFLHGHDNDAAYNNVILHVVGVNDAEITRQNHTVIPTVELPYDKRLASNYNMLAKSRKWIPCEDHFAQVDPLIRSMWSETLLIQRLQRKSEVVTAMMAQTNNDLDEVFFRMLCRNMGFKINTQPFEQLSRKINLRQIRTLGNDQRRIEALLLGTAGFLESPESDYEKTLKKEFNHLAARFKIEPLEAKIWKFARMRPVSFPTIRLAQLANLLSRNTQFTQMLKKANSIKEATMLFSAEVSDFWETHYTFSKKSKKLKKPLGIKSIENIIINSVFPFLFVVGKYYDDQEMQKKIFSWMRNLPEEKNRIIERWKKIGAEMSSAYDSQAYLELYNEFCSKNRCLDCRLGGYIIKEM, from the coding sequence ATGGACGAACAGCTACTGCATTATATCTGGAAACACAAACTATTCAACAAAGATAAACTGCAGACCCGCGACGGTCAAAAAGTGCAATTAATTTCCCTGGGCGAACACAACCACGACGCAGGACCCGATTTTTTTAATGGTCGCATTAAAATTGCTGATACCGAATGGGCCGGAAGTATTGAAATTCATATGCGCTCAAGCGATTGGTTTTTGCATGGCCATGACAACGACGCTGCCTACAACAATGTGATTTTACACGTAGTAGGTGTAAATGACGCCGAAATAACCCGCCAAAACCACACGGTGATTCCCACCGTTGAACTTCCATATGACAAGCGCCTTGCTTCAAATTACAACATGCTGGCCAAATCGCGCAAGTGGATTCCCTGTGAAGACCATTTTGCCCAGGTCGATCCGCTGATACGTAGTATGTGGTCAGAAACACTACTTATTCAGCGTTTACAACGCAAAAGCGAGGTCGTTACGGCCATGATGGCCCAAACCAATAACGACCTGGATGAGGTGTTTTTCCGAATGCTTTGCCGAAATATGGGCTTTAAAATCAATACGCAGCCTTTTGAGCAACTAAGCCGGAAAATTAACCTACGACAAATTCGCACGCTTGGAAATGACCAACGACGCATAGAAGCCTTGCTTTTGGGTACTGCCGGCTTTCTCGAATCACCCGAATCAGATTACGAAAAAACATTAAAAAAAGAATTCAATCACCTGGCAGCCCGCTTCAAAATTGAACCTCTTGAAGCAAAAATCTGGAAATTTGCCCGCATGCGGCCCGTTAGCTTTCCTACGATAAGGCTGGCTCAATTGGCCAATTTGCTCAGCAGAAACACCCAATTTACACAGATGTTAAAAAAAGCAAATAGCATAAAAGAAGCTACAATGCTTTTCTCAGCGGAAGTGTCTGATTTTTGGGAAACGCATTACACCTTCTCGAAAAAGTCGAAAAAGCTCAAAAAACCTCTTGGTATTAAGTCCATTGAAAACATCATCATCAACTCTGTTTTCCCTTTTTTGTTTGTGGTGGGCAAATACTATGATGATCAGGAAATGCAGAAAAAAATATTTTCGTGGATGCGTAACCTACCCGAAGAAAAAAACCGTATTATTGAACGTTGGAAAAAGATAGGCGCTGAAATGAGTTCAGCATACGATTCCCAGGCATATCTTGAGCTATACAATGAGTTTTGTAGCAAAAACCGTTGTTTAGACTGCCGTCTGGGTGGTTATATTATTAAAGAGATGTAA
- a CDS encoding DUF4160 domain-containing protein, translating into MPTVLRIKGYRFYFFSNEGVEPKHIHIEKADACGKMWLVPSVEVEYFYGFTAKEQKAVKKIVSENLELLINAWDEYFEK; encoded by the coding sequence ATGCCTACAGTATTAAGAATAAAGGGTTATCGTTTTTACTTTTTCAGCAATGAGGGTGTTGAACCAAAACATATACACATAGAAAAAGCTGATGCATGTGGAAAAATGTGGTTAGTACCATCAGTCGAAGTAGAATATTTTTATGGATTTACTGCAAAAGAACAAAAAGCGGTCAAAAAGATTGTAAGCGAAAATTTAGAACTTTTAATAAATGCATGGGATGAATACTTTGAAAAATAA
- a CDS encoding IS1634 family transposase: MFVRKKKNKSGSVSIQIIKKIDRSNKVIKTIGSSSEPDEIERLYYKALYELPRLYGPTLFDPLKESRICDLTNDDIHVVGPELIFSKIFNYIGFNQIKDELFKALCISRITHPGSKLNLSLYLQENHKSDISVDRIYYFMDRLNSRYKKQVEEISFQYTKKVLGGKIGIVFYDMTTIYFESSQPDELKQTGFSKDGKHQHPQIFLGLLVGKEGYPIGYDIFEGSIYEGHTLIPILEKFERRFSLNKPIVVADAGLLSAKNIESLKINRYTFILGARIKNENNIIKKQIRELNLQDGQIAKIEKPDNTVLFISFSDKRAKKDLSNRERGLKRLEKSLNAGRLTKSNINNRGYNKYLKMQGELKINIDYEKFRNDSTWDGLKGYLTNTKLSGKEVIENYNNLWKIEKAFRISKTDLKIRPIYHRLKERIEAHICISFVSYLLYKELEKTLKENDTGISINKAIKAINKMYEIQVGNKRILLRNNETQQNIIDLINSKF; this comes from the coding sequence ATGTTTGTTCGGAAGAAGAAAAATAAAAGTGGTAGTGTAAGCATTCAAATCATTAAGAAAATTGATAGGAGTAATAAAGTTATCAAGACTATAGGCTCCTCATCAGAACCAGATGAAATTGAACGACTTTATTACAAAGCCTTATATGAACTGCCTCGTTTATATGGCCCTACGTTATTTGATCCACTAAAAGAATCCAGAATATGCGATCTAACAAATGATGATATTCATGTAGTTGGACCTGAGCTTATTTTCAGCAAAATTTTCAATTATATAGGATTTAATCAAATAAAGGATGAGTTGTTTAAAGCCTTGTGTATTTCCAGGATAACACACCCAGGCAGTAAACTTAATTTATCTCTATATCTACAGGAAAACCATAAATCAGATATTTCTGTAGATAGGATTTATTATTTCATGGATCGTTTAAACTCGAGGTATAAAAAGCAAGTTGAAGAGATCAGTTTTCAATACACAAAAAAAGTATTGGGGGGCAAAATAGGAATTGTCTTTTATGATATGACTACGATTTATTTTGAAAGTAGTCAACCAGACGAACTAAAACAAACAGGATTCTCAAAGGATGGGAAACACCAGCACCCACAAATATTTTTAGGGCTGCTAGTCGGCAAGGAAGGGTATCCAATTGGATACGATATTTTTGAAGGTAGTATCTATGAAGGCCATACTTTGATCCCTATATTAGAAAAATTTGAGCGGCGGTTTAGTTTAAATAAACCCATTGTAGTAGCTGATGCCGGGTTATTATCAGCAAAAAATATTGAGTCACTGAAAATCAATCGATATACATTCATTTTAGGAGCAAGAATCAAAAATGAAAATAATATCATAAAAAAACAGATCAGGGAACTGAACCTGCAAGATGGACAAATTGCAAAAATAGAAAAGCCAGATAACACTGTCTTATTTATAAGTTTTTCTGATAAAAGGGCAAAGAAAGACCTTTCAAATAGAGAACGTGGATTAAAAAGATTAGAGAAAAGCCTAAATGCAGGTCGATTGACAAAAAGCAATATTAACAACCGTGGTTACAACAAGTATCTAAAAATGCAAGGAGAACTCAAGATAAATATTGATTATGAAAAGTTTAGAAATGATTCTACATGGGATGGTTTAAAGGGATATCTCACAAACACAAAACTATCAGGGAAAGAAGTAATTGAAAACTATAATAACCTATGGAAAATTGAAAAAGCATTTAGGATATCTAAGACTGACCTTAAAATCAGACCAATTTATCATCGATTAAAAGAAAGAATTGAAGCTCATATTTGTATTTCATTTGTTTCATACTTACTGTACAAAGAATTAGAAAAAACACTTAAAGAGAATGACACTGGCATATCTATAAATAAAGCAATTAAAGCTATAAATAAGATGTATGAAATTCAAGTCGGTAATAAAAGAATTCTACTTAGGAACAATGAAACTCAACAAAACATTATTGACCTAATAAACTCGAAATTTTAA
- a CDS encoding T9SS type A sorting domain-containing protein, whose amino-acid sequence MDKKILSLVVSILIFTSIYGQQTINSSIIHDGLQRDYILYVPASYSGNLAVPLIFNFHGYTSNASEQMFYGDFRPIADTANFLIIHPMGAPDTLGQPHWNVGLGETDIDDVGFTSALIDTLLLNYNIDEEKIYTTGMSNGGLMSYYLACHLSGRFAAIASVTGTMTTDMINNCFATHSIPVMEIHGTADYTVPYDGAGVMEPINDVLTHWVDFNNCGVTPAITDVPDTNTTDGSTVEHYLYSNGDNGVAVEHYKVIGGGHTWPGTAYNSGMTNYDINASLKIWQFFAQYDINGRINPTAIEAPVAMNVTSIYPNPATTEVFVERADSGTKTYKIFNLQGRIMLQGQLFASTETLNVGKLAKGMYVLQMGKDVFKLVKQ is encoded by the coding sequence ATGGATAAAAAAATTTTAAGTTTAGTTGTTTCAATTTTAATATTCACTTCAATCTACGGGCAGCAAACAATAAACAGTTCAATTATTCATGATGGTTTGCAACGAGATTATATACTTTATGTTCCAGCATCTTATTCAGGTAATCTGGCTGTTCCCCTGATTTTTAACTTTCATGGCTACACCAGTAATGCCTCGGAACAAATGTTTTACGGAGACTTCCGTCCTATTGCCGATACCGCAAATTTTTTAATTATTCACCCCATGGGAGCGCCCGATACACTTGGGCAACCACACTGGAATGTGGGGCTGGGAGAAACAGATATTGACGATGTTGGTTTTACTTCAGCTTTAATAGACACATTGTTGCTCAATTACAATATTGACGAAGAGAAAATATACACTACCGGTATGTCAAATGGTGGTTTGATGAGTTATTACCTGGCCTGCCATTTGAGCGGGCGTTTTGCTGCAATTGCTTCGGTTACGGGCACAATGACGACAGATATGATCAATAATTGTTTTGCTACACATTCAATCCCCGTGATGGAAATTCATGGTACTGCTGACTATACCGTACCATACGATGGCGCAGGAGTGATGGAGCCCATTAATGATGTTCTGACTCATTGGGTAGATTTTAATAATTGCGGGGTTACACCTGCAATTACTGATGTACCAGACACCAATACAACAGATGGATCAACGGTTGAACATTACCTTTATTCCAATGGCGACAATGGCGTAGCTGTTGAACATTATAAAGTTATTGGAGGGGGGCATACGTGGCCGGGAACTGCTTATAATTCTGGCATGACAAACTATGATATAAATGCTTCTCTAAAGATTTGGCAATTTTTTGCACAATACGACATAAATGGTCGTATCAACCCAACTGCAATTGAAGCACCTGTCGCAATGAACGTAACAAGTATTTATCCAAATCCCGCGACCACAGAGGTTTTTGTAGAAAGAGCAGACTCGGGAACCAAAACCTATAAAATATTTAACCTTCAGGGAAGGATAATGCTGCAAGGCCAGTTGTTTGCTTCAACGGAAACGCTCAATGTTGGTAAGCTTGCTAAAGGAATGTATGTTCTGCAAATGGGAAAAGATGTTTTTAAACTTGTGAAACAATAA
- a CDS encoding MalY/PatB family protein gives MVKYEFDKPIDRSGTSCIKYDARERIFGQNDVLPLWVADMDFEVAPEIAEAIQERAKHKIYGYTMRCDEYYDIIQDWLKRRYGWSVEKPHISFSPGVVSALAMALLAFTKPGDKVIVQSPVYFPFFTTIEQNGRRVLNNQLVEGTNQYSMDFDNLERQIDNQTKMMFLSNPHNPVGRAWTKEELTRLAEIAEKHKLIVVSDEIHSDIIFSGHAHTPYASVSEYAAQNSVTAMAPSKTFNLAGLSTSVVVIENERMMKDYNYMVETFHIGLTNPFGLVALKTAYEKGDAWLEALLKYLEANRDYVAGFVQKEIPGVDVVLPESTFLMWIDFRGLGYSDKELQHQLVRMAKIGLSHGPIFREGGEGFQRLNFGCPRSQLEEAMERLKKVIHA, from the coding sequence ATGGTTAAGTATGAATTTGACAAACCCATCGACAGATCGGGAACAAGTTGTATAAAGTATGATGCCAGAGAAAGAATTTTTGGACAGAATGATGTGTTGCCTTTGTGGGTAGCCGACATGGATTTTGAGGTTGCACCAGAAATTGCAGAGGCAATACAAGAGCGGGCAAAGCACAAAATCTATGGTTATACAATGCGATGCGATGAATATTATGATATTATTCAGGATTGGCTAAAAAGAAGATATGGCTGGTCTGTTGAAAAACCACATATCTCGTTTTCTCCAGGTGTGGTTTCTGCTCTGGCTATGGCGTTGCTTGCTTTTACTAAACCCGGCGATAAGGTTATAGTGCAATCACCGGTTTATTTTCCCTTTTTTACCACAATAGAACAAAATGGGCGTCGGGTTTTAAACAATCAACTTGTAGAGGGGACCAATCAATACTCTATGGATTTTGACAATCTGGAGCGGCAAATCGATAATCAAACAAAAATGATGTTCCTGTCCAATCCACACAATCCTGTAGGCAGGGCCTGGACAAAAGAGGAACTTACCCGCCTTGCAGAAATTGCTGAAAAACACAAGCTAATAGTTGTTTCAGATGAAATACACTCTGATATAATTTTTTCAGGGCATGCGCACACCCCTTATGCTTCGGTTTCTGAATATGCAGCGCAAAATTCAGTTACAGCAATGGCTCCGAGTAAAACCTTTAATTTGGCAGGCCTGTCTACCAGTGTTGTTGTTATTGAGAACGAACGCATGATGAAAGACTATAATTACATGGTGGAAACTTTTCATATCGGACTAACCAACCCTTTTGGTTTGGTTGCGCTTAAAACTGCTTATGAAAAAGGAGATGCCTGGCTCGAAGCTTTGTTGAAATATCTGGAAGCCAACCGTGATTATGTTGCCGGGTTTGTGCAAAAAGAGATTCCCGGTGTTGATGTGGTATTGCCCGAATCTACGTTTTTAATGTGGATAGATTTCAGGGGGCTTGGTTATTCCGATAAGGAGCTACAGCATCAATTGGTGCGGATGGCTAAGATAGGATTAAGCCATGGCCCCATTTTTCGCGAAGGCGGCGAAGGATTCCAGCGATTGAATTTTGGATGCCCCCGCTCTCAACTGGAAGAGGCCATGGAAAGACTTAAGAAGGTGATTCATGCCTAA
- a CDS encoding potassium channel family protein — protein MKSGQHNIRIALALLISIMVLGIIGYMSIEKFTFIEAFYMTVITVSTVGFKEVHDMDPAGQVFTSFLIILSFGLFAYALSTLTRFLFDGKFRNYYIDYKMRNRVAKMQNHVVVFGWGRTGGRAVEELKRHNTPFVIVEKKEDRISEIRAQKTGPYIHESGTADEALIQAGINKAKALITTLPNDAANLMIIITARKINPKVRIISRAVRENSDLKLRRAGADNVIMSDRMGGSRMAKNVTQPVALKFIDRLLDQQANVHLEQIYCTDLSQCFLNKSIRAMNVGATTGANIIGMRKEDGSIIFNPAADVILNCSDRLFVMGTSSQIQHLKKVLFGKED, from the coding sequence ATGAAATCCGGTCAACATAACATAAGAATTGCCCTGGCCCTGTTGATATCAATTATGGTACTGGGTATAATTGGTTACATGTCAATAGAAAAATTTACTTTTATAGAGGCCTTTTACATGACAGTGATAACAGTTTCGACAGTAGGCTTCAAAGAGGTGCATGACATGGACCCTGCCGGGCAGGTTTTTACCTCTTTTCTGATCATTTTAAGCTTTGGTCTCTTTGCCTATGCCTTGTCTACCTTAACCCGGTTTTTGTTTGATGGAAAGTTCCGGAACTATTACATCGATTATAAAATGCGCAACCGGGTGGCCAAAATGCAAAACCACGTTGTGGTATTCGGATGGGGCCGAACCGGAGGCAGGGCTGTTGAGGAGCTGAAGCGACACAATACACCATTTGTAATAGTGGAGAAAAAGGAAGATCGCATCAGTGAAATACGAGCCCAAAAAACCGGGCCTTACATACACGAATCGGGCACTGCTGATGAGGCTTTAATTCAGGCTGGCATAAACAAGGCAAAAGCCCTTATCACAACTTTACCCAATGATGCTGCCAATTTAATGATCATCATCACGGCCCGAAAAATAAATCCTAAAGTACGCATCATCAGCCGGGCTGTGCGTGAAAATTCAGACCTTAAACTGCGCAGGGCCGGAGCCGATAACGTAATCATGTCGGACCGCATGGGAGGTAGCCGCATGGCCAAAAACGTTACGCAACCTGTAGCGCTCAAATTTATTGACCGGCTTTTGGACCAACAGGCCAATGTGCATTTGGAACAAATCTATTGTACAGACCTTTCCCAATGCTTCCTGAATAAATCTATCCGGGCCATGAACGTAGGAGCCACAACAGGCGCCAACATCATTGGCATGCGAAAAGAAGATGGTTCAATAATTTTTAACCCCGCTGCCGATGTAATCTTAAACTGTTCTGACCGATTGTTTGTAATGGGAACTTCATCGCAGATTCAACACCTGAAAAAAGTACTTTTTGGGAAGGAAGATTAG